From the Wolbachia endosymbiont (group B) of Protocalliphora azurea genome, one window contains:
- the pth gene encoding aminoacyl-tRNA hydrolase — protein MHLIAGLGNPGSQYELTHHNIGFIVIDAIHKYWNFQSFSKKADYLITSGIINNNKIMLIKPYSFMNNSGIPVAKIKNFYKLSLDNIVVIHDDADLKFGRIKVKKGGSSAGHNGLKSIDSFIGNDYWRLRFGVGRPENRKSLADYVLSKFENFDNVILLVEKIAKNIHLMLQGDISAFINSVESETLV, from the coding sequence GTGCATTTAATAGCTGGGCTTGGTAATCCTGGTAGTCAATATGAGTTAACTCATCATAATATTGGTTTTATCGTTATTGACGCAATTCACAAATATTGGAATTTTCAGTCATTTTCTAAGAAAGCCGATTACTTGATAACCTCTGGCATAATTAATAATAATAAAATCATGCTGATAAAACCTTATTCATTTATGAATAATTCAGGTATTCCTGTTGCAAAAATAAAAAATTTTTACAAATTATCGCTAGACAATATTGTTGTCATACATGATGATGCTGACTTAAAATTCGGAAGAATAAAAGTAAAAAAAGGCGGTAGCTCTGCTGGACACAATGGACTTAAGTCTATAGATAGCTTTATTGGTAACGATTATTGGCGTTTGAGATTTGGAGTAGGTAGGCCTGAAAATCGGAAAAGCTTAGCAGATTATGTATTATCAAAATTTGAAAATTTTGATAATGTTATCCTCTTAGTGGAAAAAATAGCAAAAAATATACACCTAATGCTACAAGGAGATATCTCAGCTTTCATCAACTCGGTTGAGAGTGAAACTTTAGTATAG
- the recA gene encoding recombinase RecA yields the protein MAHNPEERNNDKQKALDNAISQIEKAFGKGAIMKLKQNPVEKIDTISTGSIALDSALGVGGLPKGRIIEIFGPESSGKTTLALHVIAEAQKKGGLCAFIDAEHALDVIYARKLGVNTDDLVISQPDTGEQALHIVEYLVCSGAVDVIVIDSVAALTPRAEIEGDMGDQHMGLQARLLSHGLRKLTSAVSKANCILIFINQIRMKIGVVYGNPETTTGGNALKFYTSIRLDIRKVGAIKDKENITGNETRVKVVKNKVAPPFREAKFDIMYNEGISKLGEIIDIGAKLGVLEKAGAYYSYNNTRLGQGRENVKSYLKANKEIANEIETKIRDLFKNHDNSIAIEEEREQLLEESVF from the coding sequence ATGGCACATAATCCAGAAGAAAGAAATAATGATAAGCAAAAAGCACTAGATAATGCAATAAGTCAAATTGAAAAAGCATTCGGTAAAGGTGCAATAATGAAGCTAAAGCAAAACCCTGTAGAAAAAATAGACACGATATCTACAGGGTCGATTGCACTTGATTCAGCTCTGGGTGTTGGGGGATTGCCAAAAGGACGTATAATTGAGATATTTGGCCCTGAGAGTTCTGGTAAAACTACCCTTGCTTTGCATGTAATTGCTGAAGCACAGAAAAAAGGAGGTTTATGTGCATTTATCGATGCGGAGCACGCACTGGATGTTATATATGCTCGTAAACTTGGAGTAAACACCGATGATTTAGTGATTTCACAACCAGACACTGGAGAACAAGCGTTGCATATTGTTGAGTATTTAGTATGTTCTGGTGCAGTTGATGTAATAGTTATTGACTCTGTTGCAGCACTAACTCCAAGAGCTGAAATTGAAGGAGATATGGGCGACCAGCACATGGGACTACAAGCAAGACTTCTAAGTCATGGGCTACGAAAGCTCACCTCTGCAGTTTCAAAAGCAAACTGTATATTGATATTTATCAACCAAATTCGTATGAAAATAGGAGTAGTATATGGAAATCCTGAAACTACCACTGGTGGAAATGCGTTAAAATTCTATACTTCTATAAGACTTGATATAAGAAAAGTTGGTGCGATAAAGGATAAAGAGAATATTACGGGTAATGAAACGAGAGTTAAAGTTGTAAAAAATAAAGTCGCTCCTCCATTTAGAGAGGCAAAATTTGATATAATGTATAATGAAGGCATATCAAAACTTGGGGAAATAATAGATATAGGAGCAAAACTTGGTGTCCTTGAAAAGGCAGGCGCTTATTATTCATATAACAATACGCGTCTTGGGCAAGGAAGAGAAAATGTAAAAAGCTACCTCAAGGCGAATAAAGAAATTGCAAATGAAATAGAAACAAAAATCAGAGATTTATTTAAAAATCACGATAACTCTATTGCAATAGAAGAGGAGCGTGAACAACTTCTAGAAGAATCAGTATTCTAA
- a CDS encoding IS630 family transposase (programmed frameshift) yields the protein MALRSKLLDEKVVNLAKEMLKKVRNNAYVSKKLQAVIAGKESSISAVARICKISRTALTEWIKHLKFGRVERLFAPSQRRRKSKLKKNQREQIEIWVERNPNITIKEVQIKISEEFGLNISKSTVHREIQRMKFSYITPRPMHHKQDKNKQEEFKKYFNKIVNSHPEKEMFFDESRFGTHSKIGHGWFKKGVRTQVKMKIGRQNFYIYSAVNPRSGKKISLLAPYVNTDCMNIFLEQMSKDLGTKKAFLVMDCASWHRSKSLKFQENITIIYLPPYSPELNPVERLWQYIKYNTLRNRVYDTIGLLADVLCNFIVSISSTTIKRVCNVSYLFD from the exons ATGGCATTAAGGTCAAAACTATTAGACGAAAAAGTTGTAAATTTGGCGAAAGAAATGTTAAAAAAGGTCAGAAATAACGCATATGTTTCAAAAAAGTTACAAGCGGTGATAGCAGGAAAAGAAAGTAGTATAAGCGCTGTGGCAAGAATATGTAAAATTTCAAGGACTGCTTTGACTGAATGGATAAAGCATCTAAAATTTGGTAGAGTAGAAAGATTATTTGCCCCGTCTCAGCGGCGAAGAAAAAGCAAATTAAAGAAAAATCAACGTGAGCAAATTGAAATATGGGTAGAAAGAAATCCAAATATTACTATTAAGGAAGTGCAGATAAAAATCTCAGAGGAATTTGGCCTAAACATTAGCAAATCAACAGTGCACCGTGAGATACAAAGGATGAAATTTTCTTATATAACACCGAGGCCAATGCACCATAAACAAGATAAAAACAAGCAAGAAGAGTTTAAAAAATACTTCAATAAAATAGTCAATTCCCACCCTGAAAAAGAGATG TTTTTTGATGAATCACGATTTGGAACTCATTCAAAAATCGGACACGGATGGTTTAAAAAAGGGGTCAGAACGCAGGTTAAAATGAAAATTGGTAGACAAAATTTCTATATCTACAGTGCGGTAAATCCAAGAAGTGGTAAGAAAATCAGCCTACTTGCTCCATATGTAAACACTGATTGTATGAATATATTTCTGGAGCAGATGTCGAAAGATTTAGGCACGAAAAAAGCCTTTCTTGTAATGGATTGTGCAAGTTGGCATAGATCAAAAAGTTTGAAATTTCAGGAAAACATTACCATTATATACTTGCCTCCTTATTCACCGGAACTGAATCCTGTTGAGAGGTTGTGGCAATATATCAAATACAATACTTTACGTAACAGAGTCTACGATACCATAGGCTTACTTGCAGATGTTCTGTGTAATTTTATTGTCAGTATTTCCAGCACTACTATTAAACGAGTTTGTAATGTTTCTTATTTGTTCGATTAG
- the truA gene encoding tRNA pseudouridine(38-40) synthase TruA, with product MRYKITIEYNGSSFSGWQKQQHSANSIQETIENAIFNFSGERVSLHCGGRTDTGVHALEQVAHFNMERQFELYRIRNGINYHLKAIPIVVLSAEAVDDAFHARFSAKKRYYEYRIINRYAPAALEIGYVWQVFNPLDVNIMREAARHLLGKHNLSSFRSKDCQATNPVRTIDDIDIVQNGSHIYIKISAISFLHNQVRIIVGTLVEFGKNRTNPQEMLNILSQCKRNAAGITAPPHGLYLVKIDY from the coding sequence GTGCGATACAAAATAACGATAGAATACAATGGTAGTAGTTTCTCTGGCTGGCAAAAGCAACAACACTCTGCTAACTCAATTCAGGAAACCATAGAAAACGCTATATTTAATTTCAGTGGCGAGAGAGTCTCTTTGCATTGTGGTGGCAGAACTGACACAGGGGTTCATGCTTTAGAGCAAGTTGCTCATTTCAATATGGAAAGGCAATTTGAGCTTTACAGAATAAGAAATGGAATAAACTATCACTTAAAAGCGATTCCTATAGTTGTGCTTAGTGCAGAAGCCGTAGATGATGCATTTCATGCGCGATTTTCAGCAAAAAAAAGATATTATGAATATAGAATAATTAATCGCTACGCTCCTGCAGCTCTGGAAATCGGTTATGTGTGGCAAGTATTTAACCCACTTGACGTAAACATCATGCGTGAAGCTGCTAGACACCTGCTTGGAAAACATAATCTTTCAAGCTTTCGCTCAAAAGATTGTCAAGCTACAAATCCGGTCAGAACAATCGATGATATTGATATAGTACAAAACGGAAGTCACATATACATCAAAATATCTGCGATTTCCTTTTTACATAACCAGGTGAGGATTATTGTTGGTACTTTAGTTGAATTTGGAAAAAATAGAACTAATCCACAAGAAATGCTAAACATATTAAGTCAATGTAAAAGAAACGCTGCTGGAATCACTGCACCGCCTCACGGCTTATACTTAGTAAAGATAGATTACTAG
- the dnaN gene encoding DNA polymerase III subunit beta: MSKIVDIGIKEQSSVCEQMRFSVSRASLLNTLSRVSGVVERRNAIDVLACINIKAQYGSIKLKATDLDISIFASLTANVSAEGEVKISAHTLHDIVKKLPTNLDVNFEMNNQGKLLISCGNANFSLPNVVSNNFPVLEEGDHQYDFTLLSADLVDLLTKTKFAVSLDDTRYNLNGIYLHTDEQFLYCVATDGHRLSCIKRPKPEDINGEFGVIIPRKTIMELLKVLDDCNEINIKLSDRKIKFTCGEYILISKLIDGTFPDYKAVIPTSQDKQMIVESSKLASVIDRVSVVVSDKIKSIKFSLQENLLTLHSNSQECSDATESIEVDYDGALMEVGFNSRYLLDVLSCIENKCKFSLSDGNSATIITDEDDPSALYIVMPMRT, encoded by the coding sequence ATGTCAAAAATTGTAGATATAGGAATCAAAGAACAAAGTTCTGTGTGTGAACAAATGCGTTTTAGTGTAAGTCGTGCAAGCCTTTTAAATACGCTATCCAGGGTAAGTGGAGTGGTTGAAAGGCGCAACGCGATAGATGTTTTAGCGTGTATAAATATCAAAGCACAATATGGTAGCATAAAATTGAAGGCTACTGATCTTGACATTTCAATATTTGCCTCACTTACTGCAAATGTATCAGCAGAAGGAGAAGTGAAAATCTCAGCACATACTTTACATGATATAGTGAAAAAATTGCCAACTAATTTGGATGTCAATTTTGAAATGAATAATCAAGGAAAATTATTGATATCCTGTGGAAATGCAAATTTTTCTTTACCGAACGTAGTTTCAAATAACTTCCCTGTTCTTGAAGAAGGTGATCATCAATACGATTTCACTCTACTAAGTGCAGATTTGGTAGACTTGTTGACTAAAACGAAGTTTGCTGTGTCGCTAGATGATACAAGGTATAATTTGAATGGGATATATCTGCATACAGATGAGCAATTTCTGTACTGCGTTGCAACTGATGGCCACCGTTTATCATGTATAAAAAGGCCTAAACCTGAAGATATCAACGGAGAATTTGGGGTGATCATTCCACGTAAAACTATCATGGAACTGTTGAAAGTATTGGATGATTGTAATGAGATAAATATAAAACTTTCAGATAGAAAAATCAAATTTACATGTGGTGAGTATATTCTAATATCAAAATTGATAGATGGAACTTTTCCAGATTACAAAGCCGTTATTCCAACGTCTCAAGATAAACAAATGATTGTTGAGAGTAGCAAACTTGCTAGTGTTATAGACCGAGTTTCCGTTGTTGTGTCCGATAAAATAAAATCAATTAAATTTTCATTGCAAGAGAATTTATTAACTCTACATTCAAATTCCCAAGAGTGTAGTGATGCAACTGAGTCTATAGAAGTGGATTACGATGGAGCTCTTATGGAAGTAGGATTTAATTCTCGTTATTTGCTTGATGTTTTATCCTGTATAGAAAACAAGTGTAAATTTAGCTTATCAGATGGTAATAGCGCTACAATTATCACTGATGAAGATGATCCAAGTGCACTATATATAGTAATGCCAATGAGGACTTAA